A DNA window from Mycolicibacter hiberniae contains the following coding sequences:
- a CDS encoding metal-dependent hydrolase family protein translates to MLTLKAAGLLDVDAGEIIRPGIVHVDGDRIVGVGERAPGDAEADEVLDLGDSILLPGLMDMEVNLLMGGRGENPGLSQVQDDPPTRVLRAVGNARRTLHAGFTTVRNLGLFVKTGGYLLDVALGKAIDAGWIEGPRVVPAGHAITPTGGHLDPTMFAGFMPGVLELSIEEGIANGVDEIRKAVRYQIKHGAQLIKVCCSGGVMSLTGEAGAQHYSDEELRAIVDEAHRRGLRVAAHTHGAEAVKHAVACGIDCIEHGFLMDDEAIRMLVDNDRFLVTTRRLAEAMDVSKAPAELQAKAAEMFPKARTSIKAAYEAGVKIAVGTDAPAIPHGRNADELVTLVEWGMPPAAVLRAATVTAAELINAGDRGRLAEGLLADVIAVPGDPLTDIGVTRNVNFVMKGGKVYVNKN, encoded by the coding sequence CGGTGAGATCATCCGGCCCGGCATCGTGCACGTCGACGGGGACCGGATCGTCGGAGTCGGCGAACGTGCCCCAGGCGACGCCGAAGCCGACGAGGTGCTCGACCTCGGCGACTCGATCCTGCTGCCCGGGTTGATGGACATGGAGGTCAACCTGCTGATGGGGGGCCGGGGCGAGAATCCCGGCCTGTCCCAGGTGCAGGACGATCCACCGACTCGGGTGCTGCGGGCGGTGGGCAACGCGCGACGCACGCTGCACGCCGGGTTCACCACGGTTCGCAATCTGGGCCTGTTCGTCAAGACCGGCGGATATCTGCTCGACGTGGCGCTGGGCAAGGCGATCGATGCCGGGTGGATCGAGGGGCCGCGGGTGGTGCCCGCAGGGCACGCGATCACCCCCACCGGCGGGCACCTGGATCCCACGATGTTCGCGGGTTTCATGCCGGGCGTGCTGGAGCTGAGCATCGAGGAGGGTATCGCCAACGGAGTCGACGAGATCCGCAAAGCGGTCCGCTACCAGATCAAGCACGGTGCGCAGCTGATCAAGGTGTGTTGTTCCGGTGGCGTGATGTCGCTGACCGGCGAGGCCGGCGCGCAACACTATTCGGACGAGGAACTGCGGGCGATCGTCGACGAGGCGCACCGCAGGGGTCTGCGGGTTGCCGCGCACACCCATGGCGCCGAGGCCGTCAAACACGCGGTGGCATGCGGCATCGACTGCATCGAACACGGCTTCCTGATGGACGACGAGGCCATCCGGATGCTGGTCGACAACGACCGCTTCCTGGTCACCACGCGGCGCCTGGCCGAGGCCATGGACGTGTCCAAGGCGCCCGCCGAACTGCAGGCCAAGGCGGCCGAGATGTTCCCCAAGGCCCGCACGTCGATCAAGGCGGCCTATGAGGCCGGGGTGAAGATCGCCGTCGGCACCGACGCGCCGGCCATCCCGCACGGCCGCAACGCCGACGAGCTGGTCACGCTGGTGGAGTGGGGCATGCCGCCGGCCGCCGTCCTGCGGGCCGCGACGGTGACCGCCGCCGAGCTCATCAACGCCGGCGACCGCGGGCGCCTGGCGGAGGGCTTGCTGGCCGATGTCATCGCGGTTCCCGGGGATCCGCTGACCGATATCGGCGTCACCCGCAACGTGAACTTCGTCATGAAAGGCGGCAAGGTATATGTCAACAAGAATTGA